The following proteins are co-located in the Oceanispirochaeta sp. genome:
- a CDS encoding type II toxin-antitoxin system CcdA family antitoxin: protein MKTRTNVSIDRELLESARNQNIIISTLLEKALKEELKKKAEEAWIEENKANLNRYNQRITEVGAFSDGLRTF, encoded by the coding sequence ATGAAAACGAGAACAAATGTGAGTATAGACCGTGAGTTATTGGAATCAGCCAGGAATCAGAATATAATTATTTCTACACTACTTGAAAAAGCGTTGAAGGAAGAATTAAAGAAAAAAGCTGAAGAAGCCTGGATTGAAGAAAATAAAGCCAACCTGAATAGGTATAATCAGCGGATTACTGAAGTGGGTGCATTCAGTGATGGTCTGAGGACCTTTTAA